The Megalops cyprinoides isolate fMegCyp1 chromosome 9, fMegCyp1.pri, whole genome shotgun sequence genome has a window encoding:
- the LOC118783548 gene encoding probable G-protein coupled receptor 149, which translates to MKMPATYSSISLNKTSVFTESYERMDSSEAKGQINLILFCLCLAIATVTLVGGIYSLLSLLKMRSKTSLSLIVASMSIDDLISVIPLSLFLLVQWDRDDADRSSTRCTLSGLLYIFQGVSSNLKASLIVAYTFYITKRFGAFQSARRPLRVMWAIAAVWIVALAVSILPVCGWGSFSPTSLGCFAESTSSYVLLLFVLYLLCFCGLVVFSVPLTYRLLCFGDPQKTFYPNYFDIAGGTHADGSAPLCEMPSFSRDSLEKSFGTYSEINSDPSGLNNKVEIYTCSTPAIHNRQADTPQSYRNSPVFFAQKRFSLIVAMVRVVLWMPMMIQIFLSHTVHMRSSSLETLCFFLTSLSAAVTPVFLLSEHFIHLPCGCFINCRREPSTAKKRGFEFNLSFQQGYGFYKISQGKTPAVEKPPYHNLFNCDSTESKEGGQVPSLANLEFRTTASEDSSLHRDLLGAITCEARADSLANSHDEQGVFCSGSPPVSAREDHNLDTSSVFEGPERRLSHEECRNIELTDWEWCRSKSERTPRQRSSGGLAIPLCAFQGTVSLHAPTGKTLSLSTYEVSSDGLKISPNGKKVEVYRSKSVGHEPRAEEPPSAVGGDTNVKIHLEVLEICDNEEAMDSVSIISNISQSSTHARSPSLRYSRRENRFVSCDLGETASYSLLIPTSNPDSDINIHIPDTVEAHRQNSRRQHQERSGYREEIQLLNEAYRKQEGDPDNCGSEGEHQTPGELRVRGRASDIRRTESQLESTRHQEN; encoded by the exons ATGAAAATGCCGGCAACATACAGCTCGATTTCGCTCAACAAAACCAGTGTTTTTACGGAGAGCTACGAAAGAATGGATTCCTCTGAAGCAAAAGGGCAAATTAACTTGATTCTTTTTTGCCTGTGTCTTGCCATTGCCACTGTTACTTTAGTAGGAGGCATTTATTCGCTCCTGTCATTGTTAAAGATGCGGAGTAagacctctctgtctctcatcgTGGCTTCAATGTCCATAGACGACCTTATTAGCGTGATACCGCTATCCTTGTTCTTGCTTGTGCAGTGGGATAGAGACGACGCGGACAGGTCGAGCACACGGTGCACTTTGTCTGGActtctttacatttttcaggGGGTATCGAGCAATTTGAAAGCTTCCTTGATTGTAGCCTACACCTTTTACATCACCAAACGATTCGGAGCATTCCAGTCCGCCCGGCGGCCGCTGAGGGTGATGTGGGCTATAGCCGCGGTATGGATAGTTGCCTTGGCCGTCAGCATCCTGCCCGTGTGCGGGTGGGGATCTTTTTCTCCAACGTCTTTAGGTTGCTTCGCAGAGAGCACGAGTTCTTACGTTTTGctcctttttgttttatacTTGTTGTGCTTCTGTGGCTTGGTCGTCTTCTCAGTTCCTCTCACGTATCGCCTGCTTTGTTTCGGGGACCCTCAGAAGACTTTTTACCCCAACTATTTTGACATCGCGGGGGGAACTCATGCGGATGGATCAGCCCCTCTGTGTGAAATGCCATCTTTTTCTCGGGATAGCCTAGAGAAAAGTTTTGGGACTTACAGCGAAATTAATTCGGATCCCTCTGGCTTGAATAACAAAGTGGAGATATACACTTGCTCGACTCCGGCTATTCATAATCGTCAGGCTGATACTCCCCAAAGCTACAGGAACTCACCGGTGTTTTTCGCACAGAAGCGTTTCTCATTGATCGTGGCCATGGTCCGAGTCGTTCTGTGGATGCCAATGATG ATACAGATCTTTCTGAGTCACACCGTCCACATGAGGAGCTCGTCCCTCGAGACCCTGTGCTTTTTCCTGACCTCGCTCTCTGCTGCGGTCACGCCGGTATTCCTGCTGTCCGAACATTTCATTCACCTCCCGTGCGGCTGCTTCATCAATTGCCGCCGCGAGCCCTCCACGG CGAAAAAAAGAGGTTTTGAATTCAATCTGTCCTTCCAGCAAGGGTATGGATTTTACAAAATTTCTCAGGGGAAGACTCCCGCTGTCGAGAAACCGCCTTACCACAATCTTTTCAACTGCGATTCCACGGAGAGCAAAGAGGGCGGTCAGGTCCCGAGCCTTGCCAATCTTGAGTTCAGGACCACGGCCTCCGAGGACAGCTCCCTGCACAGGGATCTCCTCGGAGCTATCACATGCGAGGCACGGGCAGACAGCCTTGCTAACAGCCACGACGAACAGGGCGTCTTCTGCAGCGGTTCGCCCCCCGTGTCCGCCCGGGAGGACCATAATCTAGATACCTCTTCGGTATTTGAGGGCCCAGAGCGAAGACTGTCCCACGAGGAGTGCCGCAACATCGAGCTCACTGACTGGGAGTGGTGTCGGAGTAAATCGGAAAGGACTCCACGACAG CGGTCCAGTGGAGGTTTGGCAATCCCACTGTGCGCGTTCCAGGGCACTGTGTCTCTCCACGCCCCCACAGGGAAGACTCTGTCCCTTTCCACATATGAGGTGAGCAGCGATGGCCTGAAGATATCCCCAAATGGCAAGAAAGTGGAGGTGTACCGCTCCAAGTCAGTGGGGCATGAACCGAGAGCGGAAGAGCCACCCAGCGCTGTGGGCGGTGACACCAATGTGAAGATTCACCTGGAGGTGCTGGAGATCTGTGACAACGAGGAGGCCATGGACAGCGTCTCCATCATTTCCAACATCAGCCAGTCCTCTACGCACGCTCGCTCGCCCTCGCTGCGCTACTCCCGGCGGGAGAATCGCTTCGTGTCCTGCGACCTGGGGGAAACGGCCTCCTACTCACTCCTCATCCCCACCAGCAACCCTGACTCTGACATCAACATACATATCCCAGACACTGTGGAGGCCCACCGCCAGAACAGCAGGCGGCAGCACCAGGAGAGGTCGGGCTACCGGGAGGAGATCCAGCTGCTGAATGAGGCCTATAGGAAGCAGGAAGGAGACCCAGACAACTgtgggtcagagggggagcacCAGACACCAGGAGAGCTGAGGGTTAGAGGGAGAGCATCAGACATCAGGAGAACTGAGAGTCAGCTGGAGAGCACCAGACACCAGGAGAACTGA